CCCGAGCCAAGAAGGCCGTAAAGCCCGATGACCTCACCCGCATGTAATTGCAAAGTCACCGGGCCGGTATAGTCTGATCGGTAATCCTGCAGGTCCAGAACAACCGGGGCCTTTGCCCGCCGGGCCGAAACCCGGGTCGTGGCCGTGGCCAGATCCGGCGCGATTGCCTGTGTGATGGCGCTGTGTGAGGCTTCGGAAGCGGAGCGGGTCCAGATCACGCGACCATCGCGCAGGATCGAGACCACATCCGCAATGAGGGCAATTTCATCGATAAGATGCGTGACATAGATGACCGCCAGATTCTCGACATGGGCGAGATGGCGCACCACCCGGTGCAAGGCCTCCATCTCGCGGGTCGAAAGGGCAGCCGTTGGTTCGTCAAGGATCAGCGCCTCGGGTTCAAGATGCAGGGCGCGGGCAATCTCGACCAATTGCCGTTCACCGACACTTAGCGTTTCGAGCCGCGCTTGCGGGTCAAGGCTGACGCCCAGCCGGGCCAGCAGCTTTGCTGCTTGCCGGTTCTGCTCTTTTGTCTGCACCCGGCCCAGAGATTTGATTTCGGCGCCGAGAAAGATGTTATCTGCAACCGTCAGTCCCTCAATGACCTGGAAATGCTGGTATATGATCGCAATCCCCTGGTTTCGCGCTTCCATGGGTGTCAGAGCGTGGTTGAGGCGGCCCGCGATGGTGATGCTGCCCGAGCCAGGCCTGACCGCGCCGGACAGACATCCCAGAAAGGTGGATTTTCCTGCCCCATTTGCGCCGAGAAAGGCGTGAATCTCGCCGCGCCGGAACGTCAGGCTGAGCCCCTTCAGCACGTCATTCGCGCCATAGGATTTCCGCAGATCGCGGATCTCGATCATATCGGTCATCGGTTCTGTCCTGTTGGCGGATGCACCAGCCCTGCCCGGGCCGGGCTGGCAAAGAGGGTCGTGCTGCTCAGTCAGTGAAATTCGCCAGCAGCTGATCCAACAGTTCCTGATCGGCCTTGCTGGCCAGAACCGTCGGCGTATAGGCAAAGCTCGGCCCGCTGGCATTGATCGCATTCAG
This genomic window from Rhodobacter sp. 24-YEA-8 contains:
- a CDS encoding sugar ABC transporter ATP-binding protein codes for the protein MTDMIEIRDLRKSYGANDVLKGLSLTFRRGEIHAFLGANGAGKSTFLGCLSGAVRPGSGSITIAGRLNHALTPMEARNQGIAIIYQHFQVIEGLTVADNIFLGAEIKSLGRVQTKEQNRQAAKLLARLGVSLDPQARLETLSVGERQLVEIARALHLEPEALILDEPTAALSTREMEALHRVVRHLAHVENLAVIYVTHLIDEIALIADVVSILRDGRVIWTRSASEASHSAITQAIAPDLATATTRVSARRAKAPVVLDLQDYRSDYTGPVTLQLHAGEVIGLYGLLGSGRTDLLESLAGVRPQQAGRRCLAGREIRPKDPGTARRAGLALVASDRKEQGLFGELTALENLLMPHFGDFAGGARRQKRLFAEIADLMQLRPNLPGQAGHLFSGGNAQKLMMGRWLFPDLGIRVLLLDEPTQGVDIGAREDLYQLLRRFTATGGSILVASSDPEEIASLCDRAIILARGRQVACMDEDITAGLLVEYAHKYTHQTETAATIEAPPLPEVKAQEGAAR